A genomic window from Oryctolagus cuniculus chromosome 12, mOryCun1.1, whole genome shotgun sequence includes:
- the LOC100338008 gene encoding ubiquitin-conjugating enzyme E2 R1 yields MARPLVPSSQKALLLELKGLQEEPVEGFRVTLVDEGDLYNWEVAIFRPPNTYYEGGYFKARLKFPLNYPYSPPAFRFLTKMWHPNIYETGDVCISILHPPVDDPQSGELPSERWNPTQNVRTILLSVISLLNEPNTFSPANVDASVMYRKWKESKGRDREYTDIIRKQVLGTKVDAERDGVKVPTTLAEYCVRSKASPPDEGADLFYDDYYEDADAEAEGDSRFGDEDEDSDSGAEES; encoded by the coding sequence atgGCCCGGCCATTGGTGCCCAGTTCGCAGAAGGCGCTGCTGCTGGAGCTCAaggggctgcaggaggagccGGTCGAGGGCTTCCGCGTGACGTTGGTGGACGAGGGCGACCTGTACAACTGGGAGGTGGCCATCTTCAGGCCGCCCAACACCTACTACGAAGGCGGCTACTTCAAGGCTCGGCTCAAGTTCCCCCTGAATTACCCGTACTCCCCGCCGGCCTTCCGCTTCCTGACCAAGATGTGGCACCCGAACATCTATGAGACAGGGGACGTGTGCATCTCCATCCTGCACCCCCCGGTCGACGACCCCCAGAGTGGGGAGCTGCCCTCCGAGCGCTGGAACCCCACACAGAACGTGAGGACCATCCTGCTGAGCGTGATCTCTCTGCTCAACGAGCCCAACACCTTCTCGCCAGCCAACGTGGACGCGTCCGTGATGTACAGGAAGTGGAAGGAGAGCAAGGGGAGGGACCGGGAGTACACAGACATCATCCGGAAGCAGGTGCTGGGGACCAAGGTGGACGCGGAGCGGGACGGCGTGAAGGTGCCCACCACGCTGGCCGAGTACTGCGTGCGGAGCAAGGCGTCGCCGCCCGACGAGGGCGCCGACCTGTTCTACGACGACTACTACGAGGACGCGGACGCCGAGGCCGAGGGCGACAGCCGCTTTGGGGACGAGGACGAGGACTCGGACTCAGGCGCCGAGGAGTCCTGA